A section of the Nitrospinaceae bacterium genome encodes:
- the dut gene encoding deoxyuridine 5'-triphosphate nucleotidohydrolase produces the protein MTEDSHLKCEVSGERIPTYSHPGDAGADLRSSVTEVVPARGKSLVATGICLKLPPGHVGLIWPRSGLAVKHSLDCGAGVIDSEYRGEIKVLLFNHSDKDYAVKPGDRIAQLIVQKFEKVDFIPVDRLEDTVRGGNGFGSTGS, from the coding sequence ATGACGGAGGATTCTCATCTAAAATGTGAAGTGTCGGGAGAGCGTATTCCCACCTATTCCCACCCGGGAGATGCTGGAGCGGACCTGAGGTCGTCTGTGACCGAGGTGGTTCCCGCCCGAGGAAAAAGCCTGGTTGCGACCGGAATCTGTCTCAAACTTCCCCCTGGGCACGTGGGGTTGATCTGGCCACGCAGTGGACTGGCAGTCAAGCATTCCTTAGACTGCGGCGCCGGAGTGATCGATTCCGAATACCGGGGTGAAATCAAAGTCCTGCTGTTCAATCATTCCGATAAAGATTACGCCGTAAAACCGGGCGACCGGATCGCCCAGCTCATCGTTCAAAAATTCGAAAAGGTGGATTTCATTCCGGTGGATCGTTTGGAAGATACCGTCCGCGGCGGCAATGGATTTGGCTCCACCGGGTCGTGA